A genomic window from Peromyscus maniculatus bairdii isolate BWxNUB_F1_BW_parent chromosome 1, HU_Pman_BW_mat_3.1, whole genome shotgun sequence includes:
- the Rbm42 gene encoding RNA-binding protein 42 isoform X2, giving the protein MAGAGPAPGLPVAGGPVVPGPGVGLPGKSGEERLKEMEAEMALFEQEVLGAPVTGIPTAVPAVPTVEAMQVPAAPVIRPIIATNTYQQVQQTLEARAAAAATVVPPMVGGPPFVGPVGFGPADRSHLDSPEAREAMFLRRAAGGPRPMALRPPHQALVGPPLPGPPGPPMMLPPMARAPGPPLGSMAALRPPLEEPAAPRELGLGLGLGLKEKEEAVVAAAAGLEEASAAVAVGAGGAPAGPAVIGPSLPLALAMPLPEPEPLPLPLEVVRGLLPPLRIPELLSLRPRPRPPRPEPPPGLMALEVPEPLGEDKKKGKPEKLKRCIRTAAGSSWEDPSLLEWDADDFRIFCGDLGNEVNDDILARAFSRFPSFLKAKVIRDKRTGKTKGYGFVSFKDPSDYVRAMREMNGKYVGSRPIKLRKSMWKDRNLDVVRKKQKEKKKLGLR; this is encoded by the exons AtggcaggggcggggccggctCCGGGACTCCCGGTCGCGGGAGGGCCCGTGGTCCCGGGGCCTGGTGTCGGCCTCCCGGGCAAGAGCGGCGAGGAACGCTTGAAAGAAATGGAGGCGGAAATGGCCCT GTTTGAGCAAGAAGTCCTGGGAGCTCCGGTGACCGGAATCCCAACTGCTGTGCCTGCGGTGCCCACGGTAGAAGCCATGCAGGTCCCAGCAGCTCCTGTGATCCGCCCAATTATCGCCACCAACACGTACCAGCAA GTCCAACAGACCCTGGAGGCCCGGGCAGCTGCTGCAGCCACAGTAGTTCCTCCCATGGTGGGAGGCCCTCCTTTTGTGGGCCCAG tTGGCTTTGGCCCTGCTGATCGCAGTCACCTGGACAGTCCTGAGGCTCGAGAAGCCATGTTCCTGAGACGAGCAG CAGGTGGCCCCCGACCTATGGCCCTGAGGCCCCCACACCAGGCTCTGGTTGGACCCCCTCTGCCTGGGCCTCCTGGACCACCCATGATGCTGCCACCAATGGCTCGTGCCCCTGGACCACCCCTGGGTTCTATGGCTGCTCTGAGACCTCCCCTG GAAGAGCCAGCGGCTCCCCGAGAGCTGGGCCTTGGCCTTGGGTTAGGcctgaaggagaaggaagaggcagtAGTGGCCgcagcagctgggctggaggAAGCCAGTGCTGCAGTGgctgtgggggcaggaggagcccCAGCGGGCCCTGCAGTCATTGGTCCCAGCCTCCCGCTGGCCCTAGCCATGCCCTTGCCTGAGCCCGAGCCCCTGCCCCTCCCGCTGGAGGTGGTCCGTGGCCTGCTGCCTCCACTGCGAATTCCTGAGCTCCTGTCCCTGCGCCCACGACCCCGGCCCCCTCGGCCTGAACCACCTCCCGGCCTCATGGCCCTAGAG GTCCCAGAGCCGCTGGGTGAggacaagaagaaaggaaagccagAGAAATTGAAACGCTGCATCCGCACAGCAGCAGGGAGCAGCTGGGAGGACCCCAGCCTGCTGGAGTGGGATGCTG ATGACTTCCGGATCTTCTGCGGGGACCTGGGCAATGAGGTGAATGATGACATCTTGGCACGTGCTTTCAGCCGTTTCCCATCCTTCCTGAAGGCCAAGGTGATCCGTGACAAGCGCACAGGCAAAACCAAGGGCTATGGCTTTGTGAGCTTCAAGGACCCCAGTGACTATGTGCGAGCCATGCGGGAGATGAACG GGAAGTACGTGGGCTCGCGGCCCATCAAGCTTCGCAAGAGCATGTGGAAGGACCGGAACCTCGATGTGGTCCGcaagaagcagaaggaaaagaaaaagttgggCCTCAGATAG
- the Rbm42 gene encoding RNA-binding protein 42 isoform X1, translated as MAGAGPAPGLPVAGGPVVPGPGVGLPGKSGEERLKEMEAEMALFEQEVLGAPVTGIPTAVPAVPTVEAMQVPAAPVIRPIIATNTYQQVQQTLEARAAAAATVVPPMVGGPPFVGPVGFGPADRSHLDSPEAREAMFLRRAAVAPQRAPILRPAFVPHVLQRADSALSSAAGGPRPMALRPPHQALVGPPLPGPPGPPMMLPPMARAPGPPLGSMAALRPPLEEPAAPRELGLGLGLGLKEKEEAVVAAAAGLEEASAAVAVGAGGAPAGPAVIGPSLPLALAMPLPEPEPLPLPLEVVRGLLPPLRIPELLSLRPRPRPPRPEPPPGLMALEVPEPLGEDKKKGKPEKLKRCIRTAAGSSWEDPSLLEWDADDFRIFCGDLGNEVNDDILARAFSRFPSFLKAKVIRDKRTGKTKGYGFVSFKDPSDYVRAMREMNGKYVGSRPIKLRKSMWKDRNLDVVRKKQKEKKKLGLR; from the exons AtggcaggggcggggccggctCCGGGACTCCCGGTCGCGGGAGGGCCCGTGGTCCCGGGGCCTGGTGTCGGCCTCCCGGGCAAGAGCGGCGAGGAACGCTTGAAAGAAATGGAGGCGGAAATGGCCCT GTTTGAGCAAGAAGTCCTGGGAGCTCCGGTGACCGGAATCCCAACTGCTGTGCCTGCGGTGCCCACGGTAGAAGCCATGCAGGTCCCAGCAGCTCCTGTGATCCGCCCAATTATCGCCACCAACACGTACCAGCAA GTCCAACAGACCCTGGAGGCCCGGGCAGCTGCTGCAGCCACAGTAGTTCCTCCCATGGTGGGAGGCCCTCCTTTTGTGGGCCCAG tTGGCTTTGGCCCTGCTGATCGCAGTCACCTGGACAGTCCTGAGGCTCGAGAAGCCATGTTCCTGAGACGAGCAG ctGTGGCCCCTCAGAGGGCCCCTATCCTGCGTCCAGCCTTCGTCCCCCACGTGCTACAGAGAGCAG attctgctctctcttctgcaGCAGGTGGCCCCCGACCTATGGCCCTGAGGCCCCCACACCAGGCTCTGGTTGGACCCCCTCTGCCTGGGCCTCCTGGACCACCCATGATGCTGCCACCAATGGCTCGTGCCCCTGGACCACCCCTGGGTTCTATGGCTGCTCTGAGACCTCCCCTG GAAGAGCCAGCGGCTCCCCGAGAGCTGGGCCTTGGCCTTGGGTTAGGcctgaaggagaaggaagaggcagtAGTGGCCgcagcagctgggctggaggAAGCCAGTGCTGCAGTGgctgtgggggcaggaggagcccCAGCGGGCCCTGCAGTCATTGGTCCCAGCCTCCCGCTGGCCCTAGCCATGCCCTTGCCTGAGCCCGAGCCCCTGCCCCTCCCGCTGGAGGTGGTCCGTGGCCTGCTGCCTCCACTGCGAATTCCTGAGCTCCTGTCCCTGCGCCCACGACCCCGGCCCCCTCGGCCTGAACCACCTCCCGGCCTCATGGCCCTAGAG GTCCCAGAGCCGCTGGGTGAggacaagaagaaaggaaagccagAGAAATTGAAACGCTGCATCCGCACAGCAGCAGGGAGCAGCTGGGAGGACCCCAGCCTGCTGGAGTGGGATGCTG ATGACTTCCGGATCTTCTGCGGGGACCTGGGCAATGAGGTGAATGATGACATCTTGGCACGTGCTTTCAGCCGTTTCCCATCCTTCCTGAAGGCCAAGGTGATCCGTGACAAGCGCACAGGCAAAACCAAGGGCTATGGCTTTGTGAGCTTCAAGGACCCCAGTGACTATGTGCGAGCCATGCGGGAGATGAACG GGAAGTACGTGGGCTCGCGGCCCATCAAGCTTCGCAAGAGCATGTGGAAGGACCGGAACCTCGATGTGGTCCGcaagaagcagaaggaaaagaaaaagttgggCCTCAGATAG
- the Haus5 gene encoding HAUS augmin-like complex subunit 5 isoform X1: MELTQKARELSCWAAEKMEVPRAARPSESTLRRLCLGQGADIWAYIVQRVHSQRSIKTIRGNLLWYGHQDNPKVRQKLELEATVARLRAEVQGLNQSLELVDQETEAQDTAMAQTLQSLKDTQHRTLLLQAQARAVRRQQRGLQDPMQRLQNQLRRLQDMQRKAKVEVTFGPPVSAAPALEPEVLRDVRTACSLRTQFLQNLLVPQARGSSVPSPREDHFGSSHQQWLSSVETLLTNHPAGHILAALTYLAAERETELWSRCGGDGLKEEVMSRPQAPDPSNSIQALPSSVHLIQEGWQAVGTLVTQRSALLGERQVLTGRLQSLVEEVERRALGSSERKMLLLGLRCSGLWAELKALHAQSQELGDAVGHRQLMLRELLAKQQRILQWRQLVEETQEQIRLVIKGNSVIKTRLSRGPEEVLTLIQQKVVPTSEAVAPQSQELIRCLKEEAQHLPHILLGPLLWYHAKGLKPLSRILPSIHQLHPTTPRGSSLISLSHTLGLPVGKAPELLLPKAVSLRQDLLFLQDQLGLQGGNLLHVKTSLPLGPSTQELLQTQASQEKEQNEAMGQALKKLDDLMGQALEQIPKLQVLVGDWWEQPGQAALSGELCQGLSLSQWQLRWAQARGALQQPYK; the protein is encoded by the exons ATGGAGCTAACGCAGAAAGCGCGGGAACTTAGTTGCTGGGCCGCAGAAAAGATGGAGGTGCCCCGAGCGGCCCGCCCCTCGGAGTCGACGCTGCGCAG GCTGTGTCTGGGTCAGGGGGCTGACATCTGGGCCTACATCGTGCAGCGTGTGCACAGTCAAAG GAGTATCAAGACGATCCGGGGAAACCTCCTCTG GTATGGCCATCAGGACAATCCAAAG GTCCGTCAGAAGTTGGAGTTGGAAGCCACTGTGGCCCGCCTGCGTGCAGAGGTCCAAGGGCTGAACCAGAGTCTGGAGCTGGTGGATCAGGAGACTGAAGCTCAGG ACACAGCCATGGCACAGACACTGCAGAGCCTGAAAGACACCCAGCACCGAACTCTTCTCCTCCAGGCCCAAGCCAGGGCTGTACGAAGACAGCAACGTGGACTGCAAGATCCCATGCAGAGGCTGCAGAATCAGCTCAGGCGCCTGCAGGACATGCAGAG GAAAGCCAAAGTGGAAGTGACCTTTGGACCTCCGGTGTCAGCAGCCCCAGCCCTAGAGCCTGAGGTGTTG CGTGATGTCCGGACAGCCTGCTCCCTTCGGACTCAGTTCCTGCAGAACCTTCTCGTTCCTCAGGCCAGGGGAAGCAGCGTCCC AAGCCCTCGTGAAGACCACTTCGGAAGTTCCCATCAGCAGTGGCTGAGCTCTGTTGAG ACACTGCTGACAAACCACCCTGCAGGCCACATCCTGGCTGCCTTGACGTACCTGGCTGCAGAGCGGGAGACAGAGCTCTGGTCCCGGTGTGGTGGGGATGGGCTCAAAGAAGAGGTGATGTCCAG GCCCCAGGCACCAGACCCATCAAACTCCATCCAGGCCCTGCCATCCTCCGTTCATCTCATCCAG GAAGGCTGGCAGGCTGTAGGTACACTAGTTACCCAGAGGAGTGCCCTCCTGGGTGAGCGACAAGTCCTGACTGGCCGGCTCCAGAGCCTcgtggaggaggtggagaggcGCGCTCTGGGATCCAGTGAGAG GAAAATGCTGCTGCTGGGACTTAGGTGCAGTGGCCTGTGGGCAGAGCTCAAAGCTCTTCATGCCCAGAGCCAGGAACTGGGGGACGCAGTTGGGCACCGGCAACTTATGCTTCGGGAGCTGCTGGCCAAGCAGCAGCGGATCCTGCAGTGGCGTCAGCTGGTG GAGGAGACCCAGGAACAGATCCGCCTGGTCATCAAGGGAAACTCAGTCATCAAGACCCGTCTGAGCAGGGGCCCAGAGGAG GTGCTGACTCTGATTCAGCAGAAGGTTGTTCCCACCTCAGAAGCAGTGGCACCACAGAGCCAGGAACTGATCCGCTGCTTGAAGGAAGAAGCCCAACACCTGCCCCACATTCTGCTGGGTCCCCTGCTGTGGTACCATGCCAAAGG GCTGAAGCCGCTATCCAGGATCCTACCATCCATCCATCAGCTGCACCCCACCACCCCAAGGGGTTCCAGCCTCATCTCGCTGAGCCATACCCTGGGGCTGCCTGTAGGAAAA gcaCCCGAGCTACTCCTTCCAAAGGCTGTCTCTCTCCGCCAAGACCTTCTGTTTCTCCAAGACCAGTTGGGTCTCCAAGGAGGGAATCTCCTTCACGTGAAGACCAGTCTGCCTCTGGGGCCATCCACCCAGG AGCTGCTGCAGACCCAGGCGTCCCAGGAAAAGGAGCAGAACGAGGCCATGGGGCAGGCCCTGAAGAAGCTGGACGACCTGATGGGACAGGCACTGGAGCAAATCCCCAAGCTGCAAGTGCTGGTGGGGGACTG GTGGGAGCAGCCAGGCCAAGCCGCCCTCTCTGGGGAGCTCTGCCAGGGCCTGTCCCTGTCCCAGTGGCAGCTGCGCTGGGCCCAGGCCCGGGGAGCACTGCAGCAGCCATACAAGTGA
- the Haus5 gene encoding HAUS augmin-like complex subunit 5 isoform X2, whose protein sequence is MELTQKARELSCWAAEKMEVPRAARPSESTLRRLCLGQGADIWAYIVQRVHSQRSIKTIRGNLLWYGHQDNPKVRQKLELEATVARLRAEVQGLNQSLELVDQETEAQDTAMAQTLQSLKDTQHRTLLLQAQARAVRRQQRGLQDPMQRLQNQLRRLQDMQRKAKVEVTFGPPVSAAPALEPEVLRDVRTACSLRTQFLQNLLVPQARGSSVPSPREDHFGSSHQQWLSSVETLLTNHPAGHILAALTYLAAERETELWSRCGGDGLKEEVMSRPQAPDPSNSIQALPSSVHLIQEGWQAVGTLVTQRSALLGERQVLTGRLQSLVEEVERRALGSSERKMLLLGLRCSGLWAELKALHAQSQELGDAVGHRQLMLRELLAKQQRILQWRQLVEETQEQIRLVIKGNSVIKTRLSRGPEEVLTLIQQKVVPTSEAVAPQSQELIRCLKEEAQHLPHILLGPLLWYHAKGLKPLSRILPSIHQLHPTTPRGSSLISLSHTLGLPVGKAPELLLPKAVSLRQDLLFLQDQLGLQGGNLLHVKTSLPLGPSTQGGLVQSQHPHGSSQPSVTPARAT, encoded by the exons ATGGAGCTAACGCAGAAAGCGCGGGAACTTAGTTGCTGGGCCGCAGAAAAGATGGAGGTGCCCCGAGCGGCCCGCCCCTCGGAGTCGACGCTGCGCAG GCTGTGTCTGGGTCAGGGGGCTGACATCTGGGCCTACATCGTGCAGCGTGTGCACAGTCAAAG GAGTATCAAGACGATCCGGGGAAACCTCCTCTG GTATGGCCATCAGGACAATCCAAAG GTCCGTCAGAAGTTGGAGTTGGAAGCCACTGTGGCCCGCCTGCGTGCAGAGGTCCAAGGGCTGAACCAGAGTCTGGAGCTGGTGGATCAGGAGACTGAAGCTCAGG ACACAGCCATGGCACAGACACTGCAGAGCCTGAAAGACACCCAGCACCGAACTCTTCTCCTCCAGGCCCAAGCCAGGGCTGTACGAAGACAGCAACGTGGACTGCAAGATCCCATGCAGAGGCTGCAGAATCAGCTCAGGCGCCTGCAGGACATGCAGAG GAAAGCCAAAGTGGAAGTGACCTTTGGACCTCCGGTGTCAGCAGCCCCAGCCCTAGAGCCTGAGGTGTTG CGTGATGTCCGGACAGCCTGCTCCCTTCGGACTCAGTTCCTGCAGAACCTTCTCGTTCCTCAGGCCAGGGGAAGCAGCGTCCC AAGCCCTCGTGAAGACCACTTCGGAAGTTCCCATCAGCAGTGGCTGAGCTCTGTTGAG ACACTGCTGACAAACCACCCTGCAGGCCACATCCTGGCTGCCTTGACGTACCTGGCTGCAGAGCGGGAGACAGAGCTCTGGTCCCGGTGTGGTGGGGATGGGCTCAAAGAAGAGGTGATGTCCAG GCCCCAGGCACCAGACCCATCAAACTCCATCCAGGCCCTGCCATCCTCCGTTCATCTCATCCAG GAAGGCTGGCAGGCTGTAGGTACACTAGTTACCCAGAGGAGTGCCCTCCTGGGTGAGCGACAAGTCCTGACTGGCCGGCTCCAGAGCCTcgtggaggaggtggagaggcGCGCTCTGGGATCCAGTGAGAG GAAAATGCTGCTGCTGGGACTTAGGTGCAGTGGCCTGTGGGCAGAGCTCAAAGCTCTTCATGCCCAGAGCCAGGAACTGGGGGACGCAGTTGGGCACCGGCAACTTATGCTTCGGGAGCTGCTGGCCAAGCAGCAGCGGATCCTGCAGTGGCGTCAGCTGGTG GAGGAGACCCAGGAACAGATCCGCCTGGTCATCAAGGGAAACTCAGTCATCAAGACCCGTCTGAGCAGGGGCCCAGAGGAG GTGCTGACTCTGATTCAGCAGAAGGTTGTTCCCACCTCAGAAGCAGTGGCACCACAGAGCCAGGAACTGATCCGCTGCTTGAAGGAAGAAGCCCAACACCTGCCCCACATTCTGCTGGGTCCCCTGCTGTGGTACCATGCCAAAGG GCTGAAGCCGCTATCCAGGATCCTACCATCCATCCATCAGCTGCACCCCACCACCCCAAGGGGTTCCAGCCTCATCTCGCTGAGCCATACCCTGGGGCTGCCTGTAGGAAAA gcaCCCGAGCTACTCCTTCCAAAGGCTGTCTCTCTCCGCCAAGACCTTCTGTTTCTCCAAGACCAGTTGGGTCTCCAAGGAGGGAATCTCCTTCACGTGAAGACCAGTCTGCCTCTGGGGCCATCCACCCAGG ggGGCCTGgtgcagtcccagcacccacatggcagctcacagccatctgtaactccagccagggccacatag